A single window of Agromyces sp. Leaf222 DNA harbors:
- the moaCB gene encoding bifunctional molybdenum cofactor biosynthesis protein MoaC/MoaB has product MNPLTHLDDDGRARMVDVGGKPITRRVAIAEGRLDTTAEVVALVQGDALKKADVLPTARVAGIQAAKRTSELIPLAHIVPLDAVSIDFGFEAAAVTIRATVSTTARTGIEMEALTAVAVAALTLHDMVKAVDPAAQTGGIRLVEKRGGKRGIWRADAAAESAAPDHAPDGSARSETGRADAAGGRRAIVLVASTRAAAGEASDTTGPAIVQWLLARGFDAPAPVVVADADIADAVRGAVAGSPAVLITTGGTGVNPGDRTPEATLAVLDQELPGVAEAIRAAGRAATPMAALSRARAGIAGRTIVVNLPGSRGGVADGLAVLDDLLPHLVDQIAGGDHAPRAEAAPRPVPHPTPHPAPHSIVPPAATVHAEGARDV; this is encoded by the coding sequence CGACGGCCGAGCGCGCATGGTCGACGTCGGCGGCAAGCCCATCACGCGTCGGGTCGCGATCGCCGAGGGCCGGCTCGACACGACTGCCGAGGTGGTCGCGCTCGTGCAGGGCGATGCGCTGAAGAAGGCCGACGTGCTGCCCACCGCGCGCGTCGCCGGAATCCAGGCCGCAAAGCGCACGAGCGAGCTGATCCCGCTCGCCCACATCGTGCCGCTCGACGCCGTGTCGATCGACTTCGGGTTCGAGGCCGCCGCTGTGACCATCCGGGCGACCGTGTCGACCACGGCGCGCACCGGCATCGAGATGGAGGCGCTCACCGCCGTCGCGGTCGCCGCACTGACGCTGCACGACATGGTCAAAGCCGTCGACCCGGCCGCGCAGACCGGCGGCATCAGGCTCGTCGAGAAGCGGGGCGGCAAGCGCGGCATCTGGCGAGCGGATGCCGCGGCTGAGAGCGCTGCGCCCGACCATGCACCCGACGGCTCGGCGCGCTCGGAGACCGGTCGGGCGGATGCCGCGGGCGGCCGCCGGGCGATCGTGCTCGTCGCGTCGACCCGGGCCGCCGCGGGGGAGGCGTCCGACACGACCGGTCCGGCGATCGTGCAATGGCTCCTGGCGCGTGGATTCGACGCGCCCGCACCCGTCGTGGTCGCCGACGCCGACATCGCCGATGCCGTGCGCGGCGCCGTCGCCGGCTCGCCCGCCGTGCTCATCACGACCGGAGGCACGGGCGTGAACCCGGGCGACCGCACGCCAGAGGCCACGCTCGCCGTGCTCGACCAGGAGTTGCCCGGCGTCGCCGAGGCGATCCGCGCGGCGGGCCGAGCCGCGACCCCGATGGCCGCGCTCAGCCGCGCTCGCGCAGGCATCGCCGGGCGCACGATCGTCGTGAACCTCCCCGGATCGCGGGGCGGCGTCGCCGACGGACTCGCCGTGCTCGACGACCTGCTGCCGCACCTCGTCGACCAGATCGCCGGCGGAGACCACGCGCCGCGCGCCGAGGCCGCTCCGCGGCCCGTTCCGCACCCCACGCCGCACCCGGCGCCGCACTCGATCGTGCCGCCCGCGGCCACCGTCCACGCCGAAGGAGCACGCGATGTCTGA